The uncultured Desulfovibrio sp. genome window below encodes:
- a CDS encoding type II restriction endonuclease, whose amino-acid sequence MEEGVNMARNFNDWLTGFRDSIADYGYYIDFAKVHHNVDGIKVELNILNSLIGSKNIKDDFKSLINKYPEVLKCIPLLLAVRANEIYCQDENGGYLYQFDFGKYPPKSCANYERYSYFMEQTGLFDLLSNHIINSLVDYVTGVETGLDSNGRKNRGGHLMENLVENFIKKAGFVKGVNYFKEMYIHQITDKWGIDLSALSNKGKMEKRFDFVVKTPTMIYGIETNFYGSGGSKLNETARSYKTLAAEADTIDGFTFVWFTDGKGWTNARNNLEETFDVMDTIYSIKDLENGIITEVFK is encoded by the coding sequence ATGGAAGAAGGGGTTAATATGGCGAGAAATTTTAACGACTGGTTAACCGGTTTCCGTGATAGCATTGCAGACTACGGGTATTATATTGATTTTGCAAAAGTCCATCACAATGTTGATGGTATTAAAGTAGAGTTAAATATTCTTAACTCCCTTATTGGTTCTAAGAATATTAAGGATGACTTCAAGTCTCTTATCAATAAATATCCAGAAGTTTTGAAGTGTATTCCTTTGCTCTTGGCAGTCAGAGCAAACGAAATTTACTGCCAGGACGAAAATGGTGGGTACTTGTATCAGTTTGATTTCGGCAAATATCCTCCAAAAAGTTGCGCCAATTATGAACGTTATTCCTATTTTATGGAGCAGACTGGTCTATTTGATTTGCTTTCAAATCACATCATCAATAGTCTCGTTGACTATGTTACCGGCGTTGAAACCGGCTTGGATTCCAATGGACGTAAAAATCGTGGTGGTCATTTGATGGAAAATTTGGTGGAAAATTTCATCAAAAAAGCTGGTTTTGTCAAGGGGGTAAACTACTTCAAAGAGATGTACATACATCAAATTACAGATAAATGGGGTATCGACCTTTCTGCACTTTCTAACAAAGGCAAAATGGAAAAACGTTTTGATTTTGTTGTGAAAACCCCAACTATGATTTACGGCATTGAAACCAATTTCTACGGCAGTGGTGGAAGCAAGCTCAATGAAACTGCCCGTAGTTATAAAACTCTTGCTGCGGAGGCTGATACGATTGATGGTTTTACCTTTGTTTGGTTTACTGACGGCAAAGGCTGGACAAACGCCCGGAATAACCTTGAAGAAACTTTTGATGTTATGGATACCATCTACAGCATCAAGGATTTGGAGAATGGTATTATTACTGAGGTTTTTAAATAA
- the ileS gene encoding isoleucine--tRNA ligase, whose amino-acid sequence MSDYKKSLNLPQTAFPMKANLAQREPKMLKHWEDIDACRAMIEHDTHKGTFVLHDGPPYANGHIHMGTALNKILKDIIIKARNMQGHEARYVPGWDCHGLPIELKVEQELKEKKKELPAHVVRKCCRDYATKWINTQRKEFKRLGVLGDWDNPYMSMKPEYEATTARELANFVEKGNVIRAKKPIYWCCSCHTALAEAEVEYADHSSPSIFVRFALDDPRLPERLPGADPARAYVIIWTTTPWTLPDNMAVCLHPEFDYVLVETGGAQYLLAAELLEGCARTFGWSDVREIARATGSSLEGLVARHPFYNRQSPLILGRHVTLDAGTGCVHTAPGHGREDYEVGLEYKLDIYSPLDDAGRFLPSVEFFAGLNVFEANPRVIDKLKEVGALLHAGTISHSYPHCWRCKKPVIFRATTQWFISMEKNNLRQRALDAINNEVRWIPSWGRERIYNMIESRPDWCISRQRQWGVPIMALLCEDCGEAWNDPQWMRDLTERFAKHPTGCDYWYEAPLEDIVPKGLVCPKCGGTHWKRESDILDVWFDSGTSWSAVLEARPDLSFPADLYLEGSDQHRGWFHSSLLVAEGTRQTPPYRAVLTHGYVVDGNGRKMSKSVGNVIAPQELIDKFGAEIIRLWVSSVEYREDVRISDEILGRLVDAYRRIRNTARFILGNLFDLHRKDLLPLDRLLPLDRYALDVAARLHDRIQQAYEDYEFHKVYHSLHNYCTTDLSGVYLDGLKDRLYASAPASVERRSAQTALYLLLCLLIRDMAPVLSFTAEEIFLALPNDLRDADVPTVFALPAQDSTPYLLEDGVRDDWNVLMAVRGAMTRAIEPLRRDGVVGHSLDTEVTLYVADELRERIESLHADLREFCIVSQIGLAPLAEAPDTALRDADVPGLAVGVAKAKGEKCERCWIYSTELGTDVMHPTLCPRCAAVIKEMGQ is encoded by the coding sequence ATGAGCGACTATAAAAAAAGCCTGAACCTGCCTCAGACCGCCTTCCCCATGAAGGCCAATCTTGCCCAGCGCGAGCCGAAGATGCTCAAGCACTGGGAAGACATTGACGCCTGCCGCGCCATGATCGAGCACGATACCCACAAGGGCACCTTCGTGCTGCACGACGGACCGCCCTACGCCAACGGGCACATTCACATGGGCACGGCCCTCAACAAGATTCTCAAGGATATCATCATCAAGGCCCGCAACATGCAGGGCCACGAGGCCCGCTACGTGCCCGGCTGGGACTGCCACGGCCTGCCCATCGAACTCAAGGTCGAGCAGGAACTGAAGGAAAAGAAGAAGGAGCTGCCCGCCCACGTGGTGCGCAAGTGCTGCCGCGACTATGCCACCAAGTGGATCAATACCCAGCGCAAGGAATTCAAGCGCCTGGGCGTGCTTGGCGACTGGGACAATCCCTATATGAGCATGAAGCCGGAATACGAGGCCACCACGGCCCGCGAGCTGGCCAATTTTGTGGAAAAGGGCAATGTCATCCGGGCCAAGAAGCCCATCTACTGGTGCTGCTCCTGCCACACGGCCCTGGCCGAGGCCGAGGTGGAATACGCCGATCACAGCTCCCCCTCCATCTTCGTGCGCTTTGCCCTTGATGACCCCCGCCTGCCGGAACGCCTGCCCGGCGCCGATCCCGCCCGCGCCTACGTGATCATCTGGACCACCACGCCGTGGACCCTGCCGGACAATATGGCCGTGTGCCTGCATCCGGAATTTGACTATGTGCTGGTGGAAACCGGCGGCGCGCAGTATCTGCTGGCTGCCGAGCTGCTGGAAGGCTGCGCCCGCACCTTCGGCTGGAGCGACGTGCGCGAAATCGCCCGCGCCACGGGCAGCAGTCTGGAAGGACTGGTGGCGCGCCACCCCTTCTACAACCGCCAGTCGCCCCTCATTCTCGGCCGCCATGTGACGCTGGACGCCGGCACCGGCTGCGTACATACCGCCCCCGGTCATGGCCGCGAAGACTATGAAGTGGGCCTGGAATACAAGCTGGACATCTATTCTCCCCTGGACGATGCGGGCCGTTTTCTGCCCAGCGTGGAATTTTTTGCCGGCCTCAATGTCTTTGAAGCCAATCCCCGCGTCATCGACAAGCTGAAGGAAGTGGGCGCCCTGCTGCACGCGGGCACCATTTCCCATTCCTATCCGCACTGCTGGCGCTGCAAGAAGCCGGTGATCTTCCGTGCCACCACCCAGTGGTTCATCAGCATGGAAAAAAACAATCTGCGCCAGCGTGCCCTGGACGCCATCAACAACGAAGTGCGCTGGATTCCCTCCTGGGGACGCGAACGCATCTACAATATGATCGAGTCCCGCCCGGACTGGTGCATTTCCCGTCAGCGGCAGTGGGGCGTTCCCATCATGGCCCTGCTGTGCGAAGACTGCGGTGAGGCCTGGAACGATCCCCAGTGGATGCGGGACCTCACCGAGCGCTTTGCCAAGCACCCCACGGGCTGCGACTACTGGTACGAGGCGCCGCTGGAAGACATTGTGCCCAAGGGCCTGGTCTGCCCCAAATGCGGCGGCACGCACTGGAAGCGCGAAAGCGATATCCTCGATGTCTGGTTTGACTCCGGCACCAGCTGGTCTGCCGTGCTGGAAGCCCGTCCCGATCTCTCCTTCCCGGCGGATCTCTATCTGGAAGGCTCCGACCAGCATCGCGGCTGGTTCCACAGCTCGCTGCTGGTGGCCGAAGGCACCCGCCAGACGCCGCCCTACCGCGCCGTCCTCACGCACGGCTATGTGGTGGACGGCAACGGGCGCAAGATGTCCAAGTCCGTGGGCAATGTCATTGCCCCGCAGGAACTCATCGACAAATTCGGTGCCGAAATCATCCGCCTGTGGGTCAGCTCCGTGGAATACCGCGAGGATGTGCGCATTTCCGATGAAATTCTGGGCCGTCTGGTGGATGCCTATCGCCGCATCCGCAATACGGCGCGCTTCATTCTCGGCAATCTCTTTGACCTGCACCGCAAGGACCTGCTGCCCCTGGATCGCCTGCTGCCCCTGGACCGCTACGCCCTGGACGTGGCAGCCCGCCTGCATGACCGCATCCAGCAGGCCTATGAGGATTACGAATTCCACAAGGTCTATCACTCGCTGCACAATTACTGCACCACGGACCTTTCCGGCGTCTATCTGGACGGCCTCAAGGACCGCCTCTATGCCTCGGCGCCTGCCAGTGTGGAACGCCGCTCCGCCCAGACGGCCCTCTATCTGCTGCTCTGCCTGCTCATCCGCGATATGGCGCCGGTGCTGTCCTTTACGGCCGAGGAAATCTTCCTGGCCCTGCCCAATGACCTGCGTGATGCCGATGTGCCCACGGTCTTTGCCCTGCCCGCCCAGGACAGCACCCCCTACCTGCTGGAAGACGGCGTGCGCGATGACTGGAATGTGCTCATGGCCGTGCGCGGCGCCATGACCCGCGCCATCGAGCCGCTGCGTCGCGACGGCGTGGTGGGCCATTCGCTGGATACGGAAGTGACCCTCTATGTGGCCGATGAACTCCGCGAACGCATCGAAAGCCTGCATGCGGACCTGCGCGAATTCTGCATTGTGTCGCAGATTGGCCTGGCGCCTCTGGCCGAGGCCCCGGACACGGCCCTGCGGGATGCCGACGTGCCCGGCCTGGCGGTGGGCGTGGCCAAGGCCAAAGGGGAAAAATGCGAACGCTGCTGGATATACAGCACGGAACTGGGAACGGATGTCATGCATCCCACTCTCTGCCCGCGCTGCGCGGCCGTCATCAAGGAAATGGGGCAGTGA
- a CDS encoding cytochrome c3 family protein — MLLVLASCLLLVPPASADEPALEETSSGAPSAIMMLPATEAMSPKGSSMKPVVFNHLLHERKIEDCTACHHTGDPQKCGECHSLEGKKEGGYVTLERAMHARVITSRTGGVVPNSCVSCHERQLKQRQCAGCHSLVKPSRDDRWCAVCHTVTKDMTADQLRQAAMGTLPDEEREALAVKTVLEKRYATPLRPEFLPTRLRLDSLSHKYGPNYFGHRRHVASLMSRIEGDNLAAAFHTDPATLCTACHHNSPASATPPPCANCHGTRPDPTDPGKPDLKAAYHLQCMGCHDAMQVARPIKTNCVSCHKPIHQ, encoded by the coding sequence ATGCTGCTTGTGCTTGCCTCCTGTCTGCTGCTCGTTCCACCGGCTTCGGCAGACGAGCCGGCGCTGGAAGAAACCAGCAGCGGTGCGCCTTCGGCCATCATGATGCTGCCTGCCACAGAGGCCATGTCGCCCAAGGGCAGCAGCATGAAACCCGTCGTCTTCAATCACCTGCTGCACGAACGGAAAATTGAGGACTGTACCGCCTGCCACCATACCGGCGATCCGCAGAAATGCGGGGAATGCCATTCGCTGGAAGGCAAGAAGGAAGGGGGCTACGTCACCCTGGAACGGGCCATGCACGCCCGTGTCATCACCTCCCGCACCGGCGGCGTGGTGCCCAACAGCTGCGTGAGCTGTCACGAACGCCAGCTGAAGCAGCGCCAGTGCGCCGGCTGCCACAGCCTTGTCAAGCCCTCCCGCGATGACCGCTGGTGTGCCGTCTGCCATACCGTCACCAAGGACATGACGGCCGATCAGCTGCGCCAGGCCGCCATGGGCACCCTGCCGGACGAGGAACGCGAAGCCCTGGCCGTGAAGACCGTGCTGGAAAAGCGCTATGCCACGCCGCTGCGGCCGGAATTCCTGCCCACACGCCTGCGTCTGGACAGCCTGTCCCACAAGTACGGCCCCAACTATTTCGGACATCGCCGTCACGTGGCCTCGCTCATGAGCCGCATCGAGGGGGACAATCTGGCCGCGGCCTTCCACACCGATCCGGCCACGCTCTGCACGGCCTGCCATCACAACAGCCCGGCTTCGGCCACGCCGCCGCCCTGTGCCAACTGCCACGGCACGCGCCCCGATCCCACCGATCCCGGCAAGCCCGACCTCAAGGCCGCCTATCACCTGCAGTGCATGGGCTGCCATGACGCCATGCAGGTGGCACGCCCCATCAAGACCAACTGTGTCAGCTGCCACAAGCCCATTCACCAGTAG
- a CDS encoding HypC/HybG/HupF family hydrogenase formation chaperone translates to MCLAIPAQIVELQEAGMARVRVGESQTFLTASMMLLPEEPKVGDYVIVHAGFALHALTPEEARENLAALRELVEADEGRPAPF, encoded by the coding sequence ATGTGTCTCGCCATTCCGGCCCAGATTGTGGAATTGCAGGAGGCGGGCATGGCCCGCGTGCGCGTGGGAGAAAGCCAGACCTTTCTCACCGCGTCCATGATGCTCCTGCCTGAAGAACCCAAGGTGGGCGACTATGTCATCGTGCATGCGGGCTTTGCCCTGCATGCCCTCACGCCCGAAGAAGCCCGCGAAAACCTGGCGGCACTGCGGGAACTGGTAGAAGCCGACGAGGGCCGGCCCGCCCCGTTCTAG
- the lspA gene encoding signal peptidase II, with product MSRRYRLLGGYALLALLLDQLSKFWVMAAIPEHASIPVISGLLDLVNIRNRGAAFGFLNRSDIAWQFWLFLAATLVAVAAIVMLVRSAHSQPWLCRGLGLVMGGALGNLVDRIRFRAVVDFVDVYVGTWHWPAFNVADMAICIGAGISCLVLWRMPSENKRDAA from the coding sequence GTGAGCCGCCGCTATCGCCTGCTCGGCGGCTATGCCCTGCTTGCCCTGCTGCTGGACCAGCTGAGCAAGTTCTGGGTCATGGCCGCCATTCCCGAGCATGCCAGCATTCCGGTCATTTCCGGTCTGCTGGACCTCGTCAATATCCGCAACCGGGGGGCTGCCTTCGGCTTTCTCAACCGTTCGGATATTGCGTGGCAGTTCTGGCTGTTTCTGGCAGCCACCCTTGTGGCCGTGGCAGCCATTGTCATGCTGGTGCGTTCCGCACACAGTCAGCCCTGGCTGTGCCGCGGTCTGGGGCTTGTCATGGGCGGTGCGCTGGGCAATCTGGTGGACCGCATACGCTTTCGTGCCGTGGTGGATTTTGTGGATGTCTACGTGGGCACATGGCACTGGCCGGCCTTTAACGTGGCGGATATGGCCATCTGCATCGGGGCGGGCATCTCCTGCCTTGTGCTCTGGCGCATGCCCTCCGAAAACAAGCGAGATGCCGCATGA
- a CDS encoding PLD nuclease N-terminal domain-containing protein, whose product MTFAWWHVLVALIPMLPTFWSIVHIWGHRFANPTQRALWLVLVVFLPVIGGLIYIVAGRRKAGAPL is encoded by the coding sequence ATGACCTTTGCCTGGTGGCACGTTCTGGTGGCCCTCATTCCCATGCTGCCCACCTTCTGGAGCATTGTGCACATCTGGGGACACCGCTTCGCAAACCCGACCCAGCGCGCCCTCTGGCTGGTACTGGTGGTCTTTCTGCCCGTCATCGGCGGGCTGATCTATATCGTCGCGGGACGCCGCAAGGCCGGTGCTCCGCTGTAG
- the hmcC gene encoding sulfate respiration complex protein HmcC, with translation MLNLSPFFRPTLGNILTYIILAVGLVVTILRFTKGIGAVSNLDDNYPWGIWIGFDLLCGVALAAGGYFTTVACYVIGLKRFHSAVRPAVTTAFLGYFFVVVALHYDLGHPLRLPYAFFFPGTTSVLFEVGLCVATYVTVLFCEFSVMPIEWLAYRFPILRVFHKLITKTVILLTIFGVTLSTLHQSSLGSLFLIAPGKLHPLWYSPFMPMFFFVSSMAAGASMVIFEGMLAHRGLSFYMDTNHAKDAHLVTLSFGRAASFILVGYFMLKLIDMLVQNNLSYLPTVYGAIWLVEMLGFVLLPAFIYAKGARDGSARTCQIASVITVLGIIFNRFNVSMVAFNWQLPADQRYFPSWEEVTVSIFIVTLIITVYRFIVYHMPVLYEHPHFRHHG, from the coding sequence ATGCTCAACCTGTCGCCCTTCTTCCGGCCGACTCTGGGCAATATTCTCACCTACATCATCCTTGCCGTTGGTCTGGTGGTCACCATCCTGCGTTTCACCAAGGGTATCGGGGCCGTCTCCAACCTTGACGACAACTACCCCTGGGGCATCTGGATCGGCTTTGACCTGCTCTGCGGGGTGGCCCTGGCCGCCGGCGGCTACTTTACCACCGTGGCCTGCTACGTCATCGGCCTCAAGCGTTTTCACTCGGCTGTGCGGCCGGCCGTGACCACGGCCTTTCTGGGCTATTTCTTTGTGGTGGTGGCCCTGCACTATGACCTCGGGCACCCGCTGCGCCTGCCCTATGCCTTCTTCTTTCCGGGCACCACGTCCGTACTTTTTGAAGTGGGCCTGTGCGTGGCAACCTATGTGACGGTGCTGTTCTGCGAATTCTCGGTCATGCCCATCGAATGGCTGGCCTACCGCTTTCCCATACTGCGGGTCTTTCACAAGCTCATCACCAAGACCGTCATCCTGCTGACCATCTTCGGCGTGACGCTCTCCACCCTGCATCAGTCCTCCCTGGGGTCGCTCTTCCTCATTGCGCCCGGCAAGCTGCATCCGCTGTGGTATTCGCCCTTCATGCCCATGTTCTTCTTTGTCAGCTCCATGGCGGCCGGCGCTTCCATGGTCATCTTTGAAGGCATGCTGGCCCACCGCGGCCTGAGCTTCTACATGGATACCAATCATGCCAAGGATGCCCACCTGGTCACCCTGAGTTTCGGCCGGGCGGCTTCCTTCATCCTGGTGGGCTATTTCATGCTCAAGCTCATCGACATGCTGGTGCAGAACAATCTGTCCTATCTGCCCACGGTCTACGGCGCCATCTGGCTGGTGGAAATGCTGGGCTTTGTGCTGCTGCCGGCCTTCATCTATGCCAAGGGCGCACGGGACGGCAGCGCCCGCACCTGTCAGATCGCCTCGGTCATCACCGTGCTGGGCATCATCTTCAATCGCTTCAATGTGAGCATGGTGGCCTTCAACTGGCAGCTGCCGGCCGATCAGCGCTACTTCCCCAGCTGGGAGGAAGTCACGGTGTCCATCTTCATTGTGACGCTCATCATCACGGTCTACCGCTTCATCGTCTATCACATGCCGGTGCTGTACGAACACCCGCACTTCCGGCATCACGGTTAG
- the hmcD gene encoding sulfate respiration complex protein HmcD: MEFQTFYDYFLHTKEWAYLLMFLTLPLYVLFWNLFLYRPGNDKRKRRRSRSKAVR; this comes from the coding sequence ATGGAATTCCAGACCTTCTACGACTACTTTCTGCATACCAAGGAATGGGCCTATCTGCTCATGTTCCTTACCCTTCCGCTGTATGTTCTCTTCTGGAACCTCTTTCTCTACCGGCCCGGCAATGACAAGCGCAAGCGGCGTCGCAGCCGGAGCAAGGCAGTACGGTAA
- a CDS encoding DNA methyltransferase codes for MAKKITKWEPEDFELEMTTHWSFPKRGNWATHDATWRGNWSPYIPRNILLRYSKEKDLVLDQFAGGGTTLVEAKLLNRNIIGVDVNDVALARCKEKTTFEYEGANGKVYLHKGDARNLDFVPDNCIDLICTHPPYADIIQYSEDIPEDLSLLKVKDFLEEMKKVSTESYRVLKKDKFCAVLMGDTRQKGHMIPMSFDVMRIFEDAGFKLKELIIKEQHNCKATGYWKTNSVKYNFLLIAHEYLFVFKK; via the coding sequence ATGGCAAAGAAAATCACAAAATGGGAGCCGGAAGATTTTGAACTTGAAATGACTACGCATTGGTCTTTCCCCAAGCGTGGCAATTGGGCAACTCACGATGCAACATGGCGTGGTAATTGGTCGCCATACATTCCTCGAAACATTTTGCTTCGTTATTCAAAAGAGAAAGACTTGGTACTTGATCAATTTGCAGGCGGTGGCACGACCCTTGTAGAAGCAAAGTTGCTAAATAGAAATATTATCGGTGTGGATGTGAACGATGTTGCGCTTGCACGGTGCAAAGAAAAAACGACATTTGAATACGAAGGTGCAAACGGAAAAGTGTATCTGCACAAAGGGGATGCGAGAAACCTTGATTTTGTGCCGGACAACTGCATTGATTTAATTTGTACTCATCCACCGTATGCCGATATTATTCAGTATAGTGAGGATATTCCCGAAGATTTATCTTTGTTAAAGGTCAAAGATTTTCTTGAGGAAATGAAAAAAGTATCAACTGAAAGCTATCGTGTTCTGAAAAAGGATAAGTTCTGTGCTGTTCTTATGGGTGACACACGTCAAAAAGGTCATATGATACCAATGTCATTTGACGTGATGCGTATTTTTGAAGATGCTGGTTTTAAGTTGAAAGAGCTTATCATAAAAGAACAACATAATTGCAAAGCTACGGGATACTGGAAAACAAATAGTGTGAAGTACAATTTTTTACTGATTGCCCACGAGTATTTATTTGTTTTCAAAAAGTGA
- the ybgF gene encoding tol-pal system protein YbgF: MKNMRRLSVLSFLCAAALMSGCVGGTSSSSSSLDLEQRVQQQDTQLRQMQPAQAEMWAQVQAMRQEVDSLKGQIYDLQHAGGARAMVDRLNKHDAALRQIETSMALKFDLGDPLPTLPAGSTPPAAAPAPATMPAPAATPTSGAWGAAPAAAVATAAGTAAAADAWGQPAPAPAAGTGETWGQPASAAAAPAAPVTPPDQGSTWGQPTPQPQQQAPVPAKDVSMALYDSGINAFTSRNYASAQRSFSDFMKNYPNHSMAPEAQYHLAECYFQRNQFADAALAYDTVINKYGKSSRTPGAYLKQGICFSKLKQPAAAKARLQELIKKYPNSPEAARAKSFLKTNK; this comes from the coding sequence ATGAAAAACATGCGTCGACTTTCCGTCCTCAGCTTTCTCTGCGCTGCCGCGCTCATGAGCGGCTGCGTGGGTGGCACCTCCTCGTCCTCTTCATCCCTGGACCTTGAACAGCGCGTGCAGCAGCAGGACACCCAGCTGCGCCAGATGCAGCCTGCCCAGGCCGAAATGTGGGCACAGGTCCAGGCCATGCGCCAGGAAGTGGATTCGCTCAAGGGGCAGATATATGACCTCCAGCATGCCGGCGGCGCCCGCGCCATGGTGGATCGTCTCAACAAGCATGATGCTGCCCTGCGCCAGATCGAAACCAGCATGGCCCTCAAGTTTGATCTGGGCGATCCTCTGCCCACCCTGCCCGCCGGCAGCACGCCGCCCGCAGCAGCGCCTGCACCCGCAACAATGCCTGCGCCTGCAGCAACGCCGACTTCCGGCGCCTGGGGAGCCGCTCCCGCCGCAGCAGTCGCCACAGCCGCCGGGACCGCTGCCGCTGCCGACGCCTGGGGGCAGCCGGCCCCCGCACCGGCTGCGGGAACGGGCGAAACCTGGGGCCAGCCCGCTTCTGCCGCTGCGGCGCCGGCCGCTCCGGTCACGCCGCCTGACCAGGGAAGCACCTGGGGGCAGCCCACGCCGCAGCCCCAGCAGCAGGCGCCCGTCCCGGCCAAGGATGTGTCCATGGCCCTCTACGATTCGGGCATCAATGCCTTCACCAGCCGCAATTATGCCTCTGCCCAGCGCTCCTTCTCGGACTTCATGAAGAACTATCCCAATCACAGCATGGCTCCAGAAGCGCAGTATCACCTGGCGGAATGCTATTTCCAGCGCAACCAGTTCGCCGATGCCGCCCTGGCCTATGATACGGTCATCAACAAGTACGGCAAATCCTCCCGGACACCCGGCGCCTACCTCAAGCAGGGCATATGCTTCAGCAAGCTCAAGCAGCCCGCAGCCGCCAAGGCCCGCCTGCAGGAGCTGATCAAAAAGTATCCCAATTCGCCGGAAGCGGCCCGCGCCAAGAGCTTCCTCAAGACCAACAAGTAG
- a CDS encoding 4Fe-4S dicluster domain-containing protein, which produces MNRRKFLALLGSAGVTGALAGPVPTAAKGHVFPGYPDSYGVLHDVTRCIGCRQCEEACNAVNHLPQPEIPFSDRDILGVRRRTSAYQWTVINQYTIDDKPFFRKLQCFHCNEPACASACFAKCFSKNPDGSVSYNGDHCVGCRYCMIACPFYVPGFQYDEPFDPLVQKCTFCKSRLDEGLLPGCVEACPMDALTFGHRNDLIKLAHRRIEENPGRYSDYIYGENDAGGTAWMVLAPASRQTAGKAHLTPYEASGVMHDLGLDTHLGDQPMGELTYGALGTVPLIVAFWPILIGGIYGITKSREARNEMRNKIMRAAVRQDMAAAMDDAVRRIERDQGPEAAEAARKALEDAVEERRLAALDAAQLARKEDH; this is translated from the coding sequence ATGAATCGCAGAAAATTCCTTGCCCTTCTCGGCTCTGCCGGCGTCACCGGTGCCCTGGCCGGTCCCGTGCCGACAGCGGCCAAGGGCCATGTCTTTCCTGGTTACCCGGACAGCTATGGCGTTCTTCACGACGTTACCCGCTGCATCGGCTGCCGGCAGTGCGAAGAAGCCTGCAATGCCGTCAATCATCTGCCCCAGCCTGAAATTCCCTTCAGCGACAGGGACATCCTGGGCGTACGCCGGCGCACGTCTGCCTATCAGTGGACCGTGATCAATCAGTACACCATTGACGACAAGCCCTTTTTCCGCAAGCTGCAATGCTTTCACTGCAACGAGCCGGCCTGTGCCTCGGCCTGCTTTGCCAAGTGCTTTTCCAAGAATCCCGACGGCAGCGTTTCCTATAACGGTGACCACTGCGTGGGCTGCCGTTACTGCATGATCGCCTGTCCCTTCTATGTTCCCGGCTTCCAGTACGACGAACCCTTCGACCCCCTGGTGCAGAAGTGCACCTTCTGCAAGTCCCGGCTGGACGAAGGGCTGCTGCCCGGCTGTGTGGAGGCCTGCCCCATGGATGCCCTGACCTTCGGGCACCGCAACGACCTCATCAAGCTGGCCCATCGCCGCATCGAGGAAAATCCGGGCCGCTATTCCGACTATATCTATGGCGAAAACGATGCCGGCGGCACGGCCTGGATGGTTCTGGCCCCGGCCAGCCGCCAGACGGCGGGCAAGGCCCACCTCACCCCCTACGAGGCATCGGGGGTCATGCACGACCTGGGGCTGGACACCCACCTGGGCGATCAGCCCATGGGCGAACTGACCTATGGCGCCCTGGGTACCGTGCCGCTCATTGTGGCCTTCTGGCCCATTCTCATCGGCGGGATATACGGCATCACCAAGAGCCGCGAGGCCCGCAACGAAATGCGCAACAAGATCATGCGCGCCGCCGTGCGCCAGGACATGGCCGCTGCCATGGACGACGCCGTGCGCCGCATTGAACGCGATCAGGGTCCCGAAGCGGCCGAAGCGGCCCGCAAGGCTCTGGAAGACGCCGTGGAAGAACGCCGGCTGGCCGCCCTGGACGCTGCCCAGCTGGCCCGCAAGGAGGACCACTAA